In Herbaspirillum seropedicae, a single window of DNA contains:
- a CDS encoding DUF4142 domain-containing protein: MTFLFHRAPERAVSPRPSRRLLAAAALLTAGVALSFTASAETASKDKKFMTNAAEAGHTEVEASKIALEKSSNPAVKQFAQKMIDEHTTVGEELKQLASSKNVSLPEEPSMAQRAKIAVLEKLKGNTFDQRYASMIGVSAHEDAVKLFQKASSSAQDAEVKSFAAKTLPGLEKHLAMGRELKQSLDAGKK; the protein is encoded by the coding sequence ATGACATTCCTGTTCCATCGTGCGCCAGAGCGTGCCGTATCGCCCCGCCCATCGCGTCGCCTGCTGGCAGCCGCAGCCTTGCTGACGGCCGGCGTTGCCTTGTCCTTCACTGCCTCCGCCGAGACGGCGTCGAAAGACAAGAAATTCATGACCAATGCAGCCGAGGCCGGCCACACTGAAGTCGAGGCCAGCAAGATCGCGCTGGAAAAAAGCAGCAATCCGGCCGTCAAGCAATTCGCCCAGAAAATGATTGACGAGCACACCACCGTGGGCGAAGAGCTCAAGCAACTGGCCTCCAGCAAGAACGTCAGCCTGCCGGAGGAGCCCAGCATGGCCCAGCGCGCCAAGATCGCGGTGCTGGAAAAGCTCAAGGGCAATACCTTCGACCAGCGCTATGCCAGCATGATTGGCGTGTCGGCGCATGAAGACGCGGTCAAGCTGTTCCAGAAGGCCTCGTCCTCGGCCCAGGACGCCGAAGTCAAGAGCTTCGCCGCCAAGACCCTGCCGGGTCTGGAAAAGCACCTGGCCATGGGGCGCGAGCTGAAGCAGTCGCTCGATGCCGGCAAGAAATAA
- a CDS encoding SemiSWEET family transporter: MSEHITDLIGWGATLILLLTISSQVYEQWRSRSTQGVSHWLFAGPLAASAGFVTYSLLQGDWVFVVSNVFLLFTALLGQVLYLRNRRRQG; the protein is encoded by the coding sequence ATGTCCGAACACATCACTGACCTCATCGGTTGGGGCGCCACCCTGATCCTGCTGTTGACCATCTCTTCGCAGGTCTATGAGCAATGGCGCAGCCGTTCTACCCAGGGCGTGTCGCACTGGCTCTTCGCGGGTCCGTTGGCCGCCTCTGCCGGCTTTGTCACCTATAGCCTGCTGCAAGGGGACTGGGTTTTCGTGGTGTCCAACGTGTTCCTGCTCTTCACGGCCTTGCTGGGACAGGTGCTGTACCTGCGCAACCGGCGTCGGCAAGGCTGA
- a CDS encoding CBS domain-containing protein: MHATRTIADVMTRGVHTLKPDDTVIRAAQAMEALDVGALPVCDGDQRLVGLVTDRDIVLRGVARKRLTETTPLTEVMSHDVLWCYEDEPVDDVLDDMVQRQIRRLPVMDRQKNLVGMVSLGDVAAKTQNSGIAGALAEISLPAAPLRPDDDFRLPEVSQGDLAEVNLGRS, encoded by the coding sequence ATGCATGCCACCCGTACCATTGCCGACGTCATGACCCGCGGCGTCCATACCCTCAAACCCGACGATACCGTCATCCGCGCCGCCCAAGCCATGGAAGCGCTCGACGTGGGCGCGCTGCCGGTCTGCGATGGCGACCAGCGCCTGGTGGGCCTGGTGACCGACCGCGATATCGTGCTGCGCGGCGTGGCGCGCAAGCGTCTCACCGAGACCACCCCGCTGACCGAAGTGATGAGCCACGATGTGCTGTGGTGCTATGAAGACGAACCGGTAGACGATGTGCTGGACGATATGGTGCAACGCCAGATCCGCCGCCTGCCCGTGATGGACCGCCAGAAGAACCTGGTAGGCATGGTCAGCCTGGGTGACGTGGCGGCCAAGACCCAGAACAGCGGCATCGCCGGGGCGCTGGCCGAAATCTCCCTGCCGGCCGCGCCGCTGCGTCCGGACGACGACTTCCGCCTGCCCGAAGTGAGCCAGGGCGACCTGGCCGAAGTGAACCTGGGCCGCAGCTAG